The Amycolatopsis sp. DG1A-15b genome contains the following window.
AGCGGATCACGGCGGCGTTCGCGGCGCCGGACACGCTCCGGATCGCCGGGCGCGGCCTGGCCATGCGGATCCGCGCGGCGGAGCTCACGCTGACGCCGTTCACCGGTACCTACTTCTTCACCGATCCGGTCGACGGCTCGGCCGTTTTCACCTCCTACGAAACCGGCCACCGCTACCGCGTCACCGTCCTTTCCGGACACGTTCGGCACGTCGGCGCCGAAGCGCTCGGCACGGCCGAGCGGGCCGTCGTCGTGAGCGGCGACGCCTGGGAGGTGGCGATCGAGGAGCTCCCGGGTGCCCGCGAGCCGTACTCGCCGGCACCGGCGTTCGACGGCGTGGTCGCCGCCGCCCGGACCGGGTTCACCGCCTTCGCCGACGCGGTCGCGCCGTGGCGCGGCGAGCGCACGCCGGCGGCCGAGCTCGCCTGTTACGTGCTCTGGTCGGCCATCGTGGCACCGGCCGGGTTCGTCGGCCGCCCGGCCGTGCTGATGTCGAAGCACTGGATGGACAAGGTGTGGAGCTGGGACCACTGCTTCAACGCGCTCGCGCTGGCCTCCGGCCGGCCGGAGCTGGCCTGGGACCAGGTCCAGGTCGTCTTCGACCACCAGGACGACCGGGGCGCGCTGCCCGACTCGATCACCCACGCCGAGGTGCTGCGCAACTTCGTCAAACCGCCCATCCACGGCTGGGCACTGAGCCGCCTGCGCGGCCGCCTGCCCGGTGGCCTGCCCGAAACCGGGCTCGCCTACCGGCAGCTGGCGGCGTGGACGACCTTCTGGCTCGAGCACCGCCGCGTGCCCGGCGGACGGCTCGCCCACTACGAGCACGGCAACGACAGCGGCTGGGACAACGCGACGCCGTTCGCCGAACGGCGGCTCGTGCAGACGCCCGACCTCGCCGCGTTCCTGGTGCTGCAGCTGAAGGAACTGGCCGTGCTGGCCGCCGGGCAGGGTGATCCGGGCGCGGCGGCGCGGTGGGACGCCGAAGCCGAGAGCATGCTGGCGTCGCTGCTCGGCGAGCTGTGGGACGGCACGAAGTTCGTCAGCCGGTCGGCCGCGACCGGGGCGGTGCAGTCCGGGGCGAGCCTGCTGGAACTGATGCCGATCGTGCTCGGCGAGCACCTGCCGCCGGACGTCCGGGACAAGGTCGTGGCCGGGCTGGAGGCGCACCTCACCGGCGTCGGCCTGGCGACCGAGCAGCCGGCGTCCGCGTACTACGAGCCGGACGGCTACTGGCGGGGGCCGGTGTGGGCGCCCGTCACCGTGCTGATCGAAGACGGCCTCCGCCGCGCCGGCGCGACCGAGCTCGCCGACCGCGTCAGTGCCCGGTTCCGCGCGGTGTGCGAAAAGTCCGGCTTCGCCGAGAACTTCGACGCGCTGACCGGTGACGGCCTGCGCGACCGCGCCTACACCTGGACGGCCGCCGCCTACCTCGTGCTCGCCGGCGACGCCGAAGACCGGCTCGCGCAGGCGAGGTAATACGCGGGTTTGTTCGACCAAATCGACAACGCATCCCATTGAAATCATCGATGACATTGTTCGGGTGGGTGGTAAGTCGGCAAATCACGCACAGAATCTTGACCGGTGGACAAGTGGCCTGTAATAGTCATTGCGGCTTCCCGTTCGATTACCGGTAAAGGACGATTACCATGCACAACGTCGTGCGTTCCCTGCTCGTCTCGCTGACCGCGGCCGCCGTGGTGGCGACCACCGCCGGAGTGGCCGAAGCGGCCACCTGGTCGTCTTCGGACAAATGGGCGACCTGGTCCAACGGCGGGTACACCGTCCGCAACGACGTCTGGGGCAGCGGTGCCGGTGCCCAGTCGATCTGGGCGAACTCCTTCAGCAACTGGGGGGTGTGGGCGGACCACCCGAACACCGGCGGGATCAAGTCGTACCCGCACTCGGCGAAGAACGTCGGCCGGACGCTCAGCTCGCTGCGGCAGGTTTCCAGCAGTTTCAACGTGAGCCGCCCGGGCAGTGGCGCCTACGAGACGGCTTATGACATCTGGGCGAACAACAACGCCTACGAAATCATGCTGTGGGTCAACAAGCAGGGCGCGGTCGGCCCGCTGGGCAGCAAGCAGACGACGGTGAGCGTCGGCGGGCACACCTGGGACGTCTACAAGGGATCGAACGGTTCGAACGCGGTGTTCTCGTTCCTGCGCACGTCGAACACGAACTCCGGCACCGTCGACGTCCTCGCGGTGCTGAACTGGATCAAGGCCCGTGGCTGGTTCGGGGACGTGACCCTCGGCGAAGTGCAGTTCGGCTTCGAAATCACGTCGTCTTCGGGCGGGTTGAACTTCACCTCCAACAGCTATTCCGTTTCCGCGTCCTGAGAGTTCAAGGCGCCTCGCTCCACTGAGGAGGGTCGCGGTACCTTCACGTTCTGCGGAACGGCTCGAAGGCGCCGCGCACCCGACAAGAAGGTGGACCGATGGAACCGGGCGAAATGGCACGAAAAGCACTGGCTTGCGTGCGGATCTTCAACGGAGCGGCCGGCCTGCTCGCCCCCGCCCGGATGGCGGCGAGCCTGGGCAGCGCGCCGGGGGAGGACCGGCGGTTCGGCTACCCCGCGCGCATGTTCGGGATCCGCACCCTGGTCCTCGGGACCGACCTGCTGCTGCTGAAGGCGGACGATCCGTCGGCCCGGCGGATGCTGCAGCAGGCGGTCCTGATCCACGCGGCGGACACCGCGGCCGCCGTGTACGCCGGTGCGCGCGGTGAACTCCAGGGCAAAGCGGCGAAGTTCACGGTCGCGATCTCCGCCGTCAACACCGTGCTGGCGGTGATCTCGCTCGCGACCGCCAAGCCGCGCGGCTGACGGCGGGCCGGCCGCGACCGCGACCTCGGCGAAGCCGGTATGACCGACCGCTCGTCGCGGCCGCGGACCAGCCGGAGCCGGACACCGACCCGAACCGAGCGGCGGATCATCAAGGTCCGGGTGTTGCGCTGGTGGGGCCCGCCCCGGATCGCCTACCTGCTCGGGTTGAACCCCTCAACGGGTCCCGTCCAGCTACCGGCTCGCCCGTGGACATCAAGAAGCTGGGCAACATCCATGACGGCGGCGGACACCGCGTTCACGGCCGCGGGGCCTACGACCGGCCCTGCCGCACCGAAACCGGGCGCCGCCAAGCCCTACCCCGCTGGCTGTCCACCTACGATCATCACCGCGGCCACACCGCACTCGCCGGCAAACCACCCGCCGGCCGCGTCCCCAACCTCGCAGGTCAATACGGCTAGTGTCGCGCGTCTGAAGTTCGTTGCCGGGTGGCGTGGGGCAGGATCTCGTCGGCGGTCTTGGTCCAGGTGAACGGGTGGCAGCGGTCGTTCCAGCCGTTGATGAAGGCCCGGATCGCGGTGACGAGCTGTTTGACGTTGTCGAAGGATCCGCGGCGGATGGCCTGGCGGGTGATGATGCCGAAGAAGACTTCGACCAGGTTCAGCCAGGAGCCCGAGGTGGGCGTGAAGTGCAGCGTGATCCTCGGGTTCCTGGCCAGCCAATTCTTGATGTCGGCGTGCTTGTGGGTGTGGTAGTTGTCCAGCACGACGTGTAGTTCGCGGCGCGGGTAGGCCTTGGCGACCTTCTTGAGGAAGTCGAGGAACTCGGCTTTGCCGTGGCGGTCGTAGCACTGGTCGGTGACTTTCCCCGTCGCCGTCTCCAGTGCTGCGAACAAGGTCGTGGTCCCGTTGCGTTTGTAGTCGTGGGTGGCTTTCTCCGGCAGCCCCGGGCGCAGCGGCAGCATCGGCGCGGTGCGGTTGAGCGCCTGGATCTGGGACTTCTCGTCCACGCACAGCACCACCGCTTTCTCGGGCGGGTTCAGGTACAGCCCGACCACGTCCCGGACCTTGGCTTCCAGTTCCGGGTCGGTGGAGAACTTGAACGTCTCCTGCCGCCACGGCTGCACGTGATATCTGCGCCACGCCCTGGCCACGGTCGCGTCGCCGACACCCAGGTGGCGGCCCAAAAGCCGGCTTGACCAATGCGTGACCGCCAATGCCTCCGGCGGCGGCTCGAAGGGTGGCCGCGATGATCCCGGCATCGTCCACGGTCTTCGGTCGCCCGGGCCGAGGCTCGTCATCCAACCCCGCCAAGCCACGCTCGGCGAACCGGTCACGCCACTTGATCACCGTCGGACGAGAAACCCCGTACAGCCGAGCCGTGCCCGCCGTTCCATGCCCGTCCGCGACCGCCAGCACGATCCGGGCCCGCTCGACATGACTGGCCCGGATCGCCCGCGACCGTGTCCACGACTCCAACACCGCCCGGTCCTCGCAACTGATCACCAAACCCGACGAAGGCATGACCCATCATCGCAAACCCACAGCCGTAAACCAATTAACGACGCGTGACACTAGCGGCTCGCGCACAGCGCGTGGACGATCAGGTCGAGCATCCGGCCGGTCCGCTCGGGGTCGCGCTCGTTCGCCGTGGACAGGAACACGCCCAGCAGGAGCAGCGTCACGTCCTCCGGGTCGGCGCCGGCGCGCAGCGTGCCCGCCTTCGCGCCCGCTTCGAGGATCGCTCCGATCGCGGCGGTGATCCGCTGCCGCGTCGCCGGTGTCGCGATGCGGCCCGATGCCACGCTCGCGCGGAGGACGTCCGCCATTCCGCGCTTGGTCGCCACGAACGCCGCGTAGCGGTCCATCCACGCGCGGAGGGCCTGCTCCGGCGCGAGTTCGGCGAGCAGGGCCGGTGCGCTGTCGGTGACGTCGTCGAGTTCCGCCGCGTAGACCGCCTCGACGAGTGCCTCGCGGGTCGGGAAGTGCCGGTAGAGCGTGCCGATGCCGACGCCGGCTTCGCGGGCGACGGCTTCGAGCGCGACGGTGCCGTCGGCGGTGGCGAACGCGGCGCGCGCCACCGCGACGAGCTTGTCCCGGTTGCGGCGCGCGTCCGAGCGCAGGGGGAGGGCGGGTTCGGGCGAAGGCAAAGCGGAGGCACCTCCGGTTGTGCTACGGTCGGCTCGAGCGGAGGCTCCTCCGCTTCGCCATCATCGCACGAGGACGGGTATCCCATGCCTTCCACCGCACGCGGCGCGCTCGCCGGCCGCACTGTCTCCCGCGTCGGCTACGGCGCCATGCAGCTCGAGCGCCTGCACGACGACCGCGCCGCGGCCGTCGCCCTCCTGCGCCGCGCGATCGAGCTCGGCGTCGACCACGTCGACACCGCCCAGTTCTACGGCAACGGCTTCGTCAACGGCGTCATCCGCGACGTCCTCCCGTCCGCCGAAGACCTCCTGGTCGCCACCAAGGTCGGCGCCGACCCCGACCCCGGCGCCCCGATCCCGCTCCGCCTGGCGCAACGGCCCGAAGAGCTCCGCGCGAGCGTCGAGGACAACCTGCGGTCGCTCGGGCTCGACCGGATCCCGCTGGTCAACCTGCGCCGCGCCGACCGGCGGCCCGGCGTGCTCGCCGAGGGGGCGCAGCTCGTCGGCCTCGACGACCAGCTCGCGGTGCTGACCGCCCTGCGCGACGAGGGCAAGATCGGCGCGATCGGGCTCAGCGCCGTCACCCTCGACATCCTGCGCCGGGCTCTCCCGGTGGGGATCGCCTGCGTGCAGAACGCCTACAGCCTCGTCGGCCGCGACGGCGAGGACCTGCTCGAGCTGTGCGTGGCGGAGGGCATCGCCTGGGTGCCGTTCTTCCCGCTGGGCGGCGATTTCCCCGGGATGCCGAAGGTGACCGACGAGCCCGCGGTCCGGGCCGTCGCGCAGGCCCTCGGCCGCACCCCGGCGCAGATCGGCCTGGCCTGGCTGCTGCACCGCGCCCCGAACGTCCACCTCATCCCCGGCACCGCGAGCGCGGCGCACCTCGAAGCCAACCTCGCCGCCGCGGAGATCGAGCTCGACGGCGAGACGCTGGCCGCGCTGGACGCGATCCCGGCCCGCTCGATGGACGTCAGCCTCGGTTGACCACATCGACAGGAGACGCCGGTATCCGGCCACTCGGCGACCGGCGTAGTTTTGCGGCATGTACACGGTTGCGGTGCTGGCTCTCGACGATGTGATTCCCTTCGATCTGGCCACCCCGATCGAGACGCTCGGCCGGGTCCGGCTGCCGGACGGCCGCGGGGGTTACCGGATCGTCGTCGCCGGGCCGGAGCCGGTGGTCGACGCCGGTCCGGTGCGGCTGAGCGTCGAGGTGGGGCTCGACGAGGCCGCCCACGCCGATCTCGTCGTCGTCCCCGGGCGGAACGACCCGGACCGGCCGACCCCGGACGGCGTGGCCGAGTTCCTGCGGGCCGCGGTGGCGCGCGGAACGCGGGTCGCCTCGATCTGCGTCGGCGCGTTCACCCTCGCCGAGGCGGGCCTGCTCGACGGGCAGCGGGCGACCACGCACTGGCTCGCCACCGACGAGCTGGCCCGCCGGTACCCGGCCGTGCGGGTCGACCCGGACGCGCTGTACGTCGACAACGGGCAGATCCTGACGTCCGCGGGTGCGTCGGCGGGGCTGGACATGTGCCTGCACATCGTGGAGCGCGACCACGGCGCCGCGGTCGCCGCCGACGCCGCGCGGCTCGCCGTCGCGCCGTTGCAGCGCACCGGCGGCCAGGGCCAGTACATCCTCCGCAACCGCCCGACGTACCAGACCGCGACGCTGGAGAAGGCGCTCGGGTGGATCGAGGAGAACGCCCACCGCCCGCTCACCCTGGCCGACATCGCCGACGCGGCGGGCATGAGCACCCGCACGCTGACCCGGCACTTCCACGCCGAGACCGGGCAGAGCCCGATCCAGTGGCTGACCGGGGTGCGCATCCGGCACGCCCAGGAGCTGCTGGAGCTCACCGACCACACGATCGACCGGATCGCCGGCCAGGTCGGGTTCCCGTCGCCGAGCAACTTCCGCGTCCAGTTCGCCCAGA
Protein-coding sequences here:
- a CDS encoding trehalase family glycosidase, which gives rise to MPTGEFSLREIPFSYPGSWFDVSPVVAQATYADDLHLVSHRHGMHAVLALVPESGGERAAVPAVATPSALTWGSGEERITAAFAAPDTLRIAGRGLAMRIRAAELTLTPFTGTYFFTDPVDGSAVFTSYETGHRYRVTVLSGHVRHVGAEALGTAERAVVVSGDAWEVAIEELPGAREPYSPAPAFDGVVAAARTGFTAFADAVAPWRGERTPAAELACYVLWSAIVAPAGFVGRPAVLMSKHWMDKVWSWDHCFNALALASGRPELAWDQVQVVFDHQDDRGALPDSITHAEVLRNFVKPPIHGWALSRLRGRLPGGLPETGLAYRQLAAWTTFWLEHRRVPGGRLAHYEHGNDSGWDNATPFAERRLVQTPDLAAFLVLQLKELAVLAAGQGDPGAAARWDAEAESMLASLLGELWDGTKFVSRSAATGAVQSGASLLELMPIVLGEHLPPDVRDKVVAGLEAHLTGVGLATEQPASAYYEPDGYWRGPVWAPVTVLIEDGLRRAGATELADRVSARFRAVCEKSGFAENFDALTGDGLRDRAYTWTAAAYLVLAGDAEDRLAQAR
- a CDS encoding TetR/AcrR family transcriptional regulator, which produces MPSPEPALPLRSDARRNRDKLVAVARAAFATADGTVALEAVAREAGVGIGTLYRHFPTREALVEAVYAAELDDVTDSAPALLAELAPEQALRAWMDRYAAFVATKRGMADVLRASVASGRIATPATRQRITAAIGAILEAGAKAGTLRAGADPEDVTLLLLGVFLSTANERDPERTGRMLDLIVHALCASR
- a CDS encoding aldo/keto reductase; this translates as MPSTARGALAGRTVSRVGYGAMQLERLHDDRAAAVALLRRAIELGVDHVDTAQFYGNGFVNGVIRDVLPSAEDLLVATKVGADPDPGAPIPLRLAQRPEELRASVEDNLRSLGLDRIPLVNLRRADRRPGVLAEGAQLVGLDDQLAVLTALRDEGKIGAIGLSAVTLDILRRALPVGIACVQNAYSLVGRDGEDLLELCVAEGIAWVPFFPLGGDFPGMPKVTDEPAVRAVAQALGRTPAQIGLAWLLHRAPNVHLIPGTASAAHLEANLAAAEIELDGETLAALDAIPARSMDVSLG
- a CDS encoding helix-turn-helix domain-containing protein — protein: MYTVAVLALDDVIPFDLATPIETLGRVRLPDGRGGYRIVVAGPEPVVDAGPVRLSVEVGLDEAAHADLVVVPGRNDPDRPTPDGVAEFLRAAVARGTRVASICVGAFTLAEAGLLDGQRATTHWLATDELARRYPAVRVDPDALYVDNGQILTSAGASAGLDMCLHIVERDHGAAVAADAARLAVAPLQRTGGQGQYILRNRPTYQTATLEKALGWIEENAHRPLTLADIADAAGMSTRTLTRHFHAETGQSPIQWLTGVRIRHAQELLELTDHTIDRIAGQVGFPSPSNFRVQFAQTVRVSPSAYRKTFRPR